The Ostrea edulis chromosome 1, xbOstEdul1.1, whole genome shotgun sequence genomic sequence GATGGAGCTGGTTCTCCAGAGCTTGTTTCTCCATTTTCAGTGTCTCAACTTCATCAATCATTTGCTGGAAAGTACAGACAGTAGAACATTCAAGTGCTGGTATATAGTCCTCATGTTATGATGCAGTCTACCAGTAACTTAGTTGGAACAATTCTTTTTAAGTTCAGTACACACTTTAATAACAATAATGTAAAAgttacattaattcatttgtttGATTTAAGTGATCCTAAAACATTCCTACCCTACCTGCAACATTGTTTTCATTTGATCCTGTTGTTCAACCACTCCTACTTCAAACTTTCTCTGTGCTGAATCAAGCTCAGTTTCCAAACGATTCTTATCCTCGGAAATCTCTCGGATTTTGTTGGTCAGTAACTCAACATTTGCATCAAAAGTAGTCTGTCTTTCAGTCAACTCATTCTGGAGAACTTTCAAATCAGCACTTAACTTTGTAGCTCTAGCTTTTTGTTTCATCAGATCCCTCTGATGTTGTTTTTCCATTGAGGTTATTTTCATCTCCAGCTTTTCATTCTTCTCCACAAGTTCACTACTGTCTCTTTGCTGTGGAACCTCTACAGTTTGTTGATTTTCTTGAACTTGAACTTGTGTCTCCCTTAGTTTTATCTCAACTTCACTCAACTGAGATTTCAATTCAACCAATTTCTCCTGCAgttctttgttttctttcacAGTCAAACTATTGGATGAATTTAACACAGCTACATCATTCTGTAAACATTTGACCTCTGACTCAAGTTTGACCTTTTCTTGCTGAAGTTCATCTATGATATGTTGTTTTTCATCTGACTGACCTTTAGTGGTAAAAATttcttttctctctttctcaaaATCTGCCTTACATTTCTCTAGCCTGTCCTGTAATTCAGTCTTTTCTTGTAATACTTGATTACATTCAGATGATTTATTGTTCAGATCTTGCTTCATTTGCTTGAATGTCTTTTCCACTTTTCCCATGTTCTTCTTCAGATCATCCAAAGCAGAATCAACACATTTCTTCTCTTCCATGGCAGATTTCAAAGAGATTTCTGTGGCAGCCTTTTCCTCCTTCAGTTTCCATATCTCCGAATCCAGTTGTAAGACTCTCTTCTGAAATTCCTTCAGTTCTGCTTCTACACTCAGTAATGTCTGCTGCAGTTCCTCCACTACCCTATCTTTCTCTATCACCGTCTCTTGAGAAAGTGCCAGCTCTTTACAGAGTTCAATTTGCTCATTTTCTAGTAGAATAATCTGAGATTGCTTTTTCTGCAGATCACTGTGTGCTTTATCAAGACGAGATTCCAAATCATTAGTGACTCTAACAAGAGACTGGCATCGTTCCCTTTCATCCTCCACAGACTGTAATTTTGAATCAAAGGTTCCCTCCAACAAAGTTCTCTCCCTTTGAACCTCCTGAAATGCCACCTCTCTATCCATCATGTCTCTCTCAATTCTCTCCAGCTGCCTGGCTAGCAGTTCTTTGTCTTTCAGGCTCTTTTGTTGGATTTCTTTCATTTGATGCCTCAGTCTGGTGCTCTCAGTCTTCATTCTCTCAATTATGCTGCCCTGAGATAGGGCCTGGCCCTGTAGCGTTGTCAGTTCCTGCTGCAATTGTAGCTTGCTTTCATTTGCAATCCTAAGCTGTTGCTGATACCACTGCTTAGCACTGATCAATGAAGACAGGTCTGTTTTGGCTGCTCTGTGCTCATTATCATTATCGATCTTGGCTTGCATGTGCATTTGAACTTCAACATATAGTTCAgctattttatttttcagtgctTGAATTGTCATATCTTTGGTTCTTGAGTTGTCCCTAATTTCCTTCAGGCGGATTTGCAGCTTACCATTTTCATCCTGGGTAAGCTGTAAATCTGTTTCAATGACCTTCACCTCTGCAAGCTTCTCTTCTAGAATTTTCTGTGCAGACACCAGGGATTTCTCAAGTACTGTACGATTCCGCTGCATTTTTTCCACCTCTGACTTCAAGGCCATCTTTTCTTCATCATTTGCTTGGTCTCTATGGGATTTCAATTTCTGTTTTAGTGTTACAATCTGGGATTGTAATTCTGACCTTTCCTTTAGTGAAGTTTTTGCCTCATACGTTAACATTTCTAACTGACCTTCCAATTTAGCCTTTTCCATTAATGCTTCATTTAACTTTCGTGCAGAGTTAAATCGAATATCTGACGAGATATCATTCTGAAGAATATTTTTCGCTGTTGCTGAATAATCATGTGATGCCTCTGTATGTGTTGGTAGATAAGATTTAGGTGTGCTTGATTGCTTTGGAGACACCTGTGACTTGGAACTCTCAAAATCAACACTTATTCCTGAGTCAGCCATGTGTGGAACATAATTTGTTTGACGTTCAACTTTTGGCTTCTCACTCTCTACATTTTGTCTCGGCAAGAACtgatcaagcagtggtttgaatGATACGTCTTTTTTTGTAGCTGTATGACTTGAATAACTACTAGAAGTTTTTGGGATAAAATCACTGATATCAATAGTTTTAGATGGAGGTAAGGAACTAAGAAATTTATCCATATCAGAATGTGAAAAAGAATCTGTTGATGCTGCCGAAGCAGAGTCACTGGCAGTTGATTCACCAACCAGATTTAAGTCATgggcagataactccgtttcaGGACCGGGGTGACTTC encodes the following:
- the LOC125653675 gene encoding golgin subfamily A member 3-like isoform X1, translating into MEPFDLKLHQVTYEEGAESPDELDSFSTVVHYDSQFSQIDTVPTTCSTPLTYTAASENKAKPRKLRKLPQGIAQPSRLKSTQIYSKSISSIPSSKAHGNSSPKASWDSSGSESYSYSPPQEALINPHHNLIESQSFFTRREPIHISQTDIRTLFQVTSNSSSSKKFPRKPVMSQQPILDKVDGTLAFETMADALHLQKSVIGEKKITPASPDEVARIIAETQKKLSEPASGTSGTSLVPMASPEEIAKAIAETQRRMQTQTTTSSAAAPSEFSVPMATAEEISQVIADTQKKLREQSFPESSVKGTDSSLKHPVPVSDHSSVHTQPQTQDIPELVRIPASSLQVSAQKSTSWIKGSHPGPETELSAHDLNLVGESTASDSASAASTDSFSHSDMDKFLSSLPPSKTIDISDFIPKTSSSYSSHTATKKDVSFKPLLDQFLPRQNVESEKPKVERQTNYVPHMADSGISVDFESSKSQVSPKQSSTPKSYLPTHTEASHDYSATAKNILQNDISSDIRFNSARKLNEALMEKAKLEGQLEMLTYEAKTSLKERSELQSQIVTLKQKLKSHRDQANDEEKMALKSEVEKMQRNRTVLEKSLVSAQKILEEKLAEVKVIETDLQLTQDENGKLQIRLKEIRDNSRTKDMTIQALKNKIAELYVEVQMHMQAKIDNDNEHRAAKTDLSSLISAKQWYQQQLRIANESKLQLQQELTTLQGQALSQGSIIERMKTESTRLRHQMKEIQQKSLKDKELLARQLERIERDMMDREVAFQEVQRERTLLEGTFDSKLQSVEDERERCQSLVRVTNDLESRLDKAHSDLQKKQSQIILLENEQIELCKELALSQETVIEKDRVVEELQQTLLSVEAELKEFQKRVLQLDSEIWKLKEEKAATEISLKSAMEEKKCVDSALDDLKKNMGKVEKTFKQMKQDLNNKSSECNQVLQEKTELQDRLEKCKADFEKERKEIFTTKGQSDEKQHIIDELQQEKVKLESEVKCLQNDVAVLNSSNSLTVKENKELQEKLVELKSQLSEVEIKLRETQVQVQENQQTVEVPQQRDSSELVEKNEKLEMKITSMEKQHQRDLMKQKARATKLSADLKVLQNELTERQTTFDANVELLTNKIREISEDKNRLETELDSAQRKFEVGVVEQQDQMKTMLQQMIDEVETLKMEKQALENQLHHLQQEKGHQIQEHQQRLAALDLQISQLQEVAASAEQKDEINQQLALDLEKEKGKVEGLIQTNSSLKHHVQQLESALAERETGLEDMESQMETIREESENKEREYVIKIQQLEEEQTAEKEAQRELRKQIGVKITENKKLKRNSDSLKNDKEILQQDLDHKTKESDDLRSKLESSNDLHQGKVSQINQLEVENKNLRRDLEKAKLELADNLAKEPIIQEQIQSLQWQISQKNKEVAAIQQKMDLTEQRQQVEIDNLRKTIEENQAELENLREELGTAQKEKVEQQAQVTELRTTLKASVQHHKLTKRINENSDSSKDAGTQVENRDVIIPPLPFDLEAVERLIQETSAKAMASKPLDNLQNCLSSLRSEISGLQRQMEIHTTTVTESTQNWGSVEVTVNEVLNAVKTMSSVQNGSVGINSISAAGVIDI
- the LOC125653675 gene encoding golgin subfamily A member 3-like isoform X2, which produces MSQQPILDKVDGTLAFETMADALHLQKSVIGEKKITPASPDEVARIIAETQKKLSEPASGTSGTSLVPMASPEEIAKAIAETQRRMQTQTTTSSAAAPSEFSVPMATAEEISQVIADTQKKLREQSFPESSVKGTDSSLKHPVPVSDHSSVHTQPQTQDIPELVRIPASSLQVSAQKSTSWIKGSHPGPETELSAHDLNLVGESTASDSASAASTDSFSHSDMDKFLSSLPPSKTIDISDFIPKTSSSYSSHTATKKDVSFKPLLDQFLPRQNVESEKPKVERQTNYVPHMADSGISVDFESSKSQVSPKQSSTPKSYLPTHTEASHDYSATAKNILQNDISSDIRFNSARKLNEALMEKAKLEGQLEMLTYEAKTSLKERSELQSQIVTLKQKLKSHRDQANDEEKMALKSEVEKMQRNRTVLEKSLVSAQKILEEKLAEVKVIETDLQLTQDENGKLQIRLKEIRDNSRTKDMTIQALKNKIAELYVEVQMHMQAKIDNDNEHRAAKTDLSSLISAKQWYQQQLRIANESKLQLQQELTTLQGQALSQGSIIERMKTESTRLRHQMKEIQQKSLKDKELLARQLERIERDMMDREVAFQEVQRERTLLEGTFDSKLQSVEDERERCQSLVRVTNDLESRLDKAHSDLQKKQSQIILLENEQIELCKELALSQETVIEKDRVVEELQQTLLSVEAELKEFQKRVLQLDSEIWKLKEEKAATEISLKSAMEEKKCVDSALDDLKKNMGKVEKTFKQMKQDLNNKSSECNQVLQEKTELQDRLEKCKADFEKERKEIFTTKGQSDEKQHIIDELQQEKVKLESEVKCLQNDVAVLNSSNSLTVKENKELQEKLVELKSQLSEVEIKLRETQVQVQENQQTVEVPQQRDSSELVEKNEKLEMKITSMEKQHQRDLMKQKARATKLSADLKVLQNELTERQTTFDANVELLTNKIREISEDKNRLETELDSAQRKFEVGVVEQQDQMKTMLQQMIDEVETLKMEKQALENQLHHLQQEKGHQIQEHQQRLAALDLQISQLQEVAASAEQKDEINQQLALDLEKEKGKVEGLIQTNSSLKHHVQQLESALAERETGLEDMESQMETIREESENKEREYVIKIQQLEEEQTAEKEAQRELRKQIGVKITENKKLKRNSDSLKNDKEILQQDLDHKTKESDDLRSKLESSNDLHQGKVSQINQLEVENKNLRRDLEKAKLELADNLAKEPIIQEQIQSLQWQISQKNKEVAAIQQKMDLTEQRQQVEIDNLRKTIEENQAELENLREELGTAQKEKVEQQAQVTELRTTLKASVQHHKLTKRINENSDSSKDAGTQVENRDVIIPPLPFDLEAVERLIQETSAKAMASKPLDNLQNCLSSLRSEISGLQRQMEIHTTTVTESTQNWGSVEVTVNEVLNAVKTMSSVQNGSVGINSISAAGVIDI